One Vicia villosa cultivar HV-30 ecotype Madison, WI linkage group LG5, Vvil1.0, whole genome shotgun sequence genomic window, TACCAAAGAGGGAAAAGTATACTCTTAGAGGGAGTAGAGTATACTCTCTACTCATGTGAGAGGGAGTTTAATCACTCTAAAATTTATCTATCTGTTTCAATATATGATAAAATAACATCTAAGATTGGGCCCTATAAGCCATAATAACATATGAAACAACCTATACTTTTACCTACAAACCTAATATCCCAACTTTAATAGGTAAAGAAGCCACCATCTATCGAAGGTCCCTGAATAAAGCGTCTTCAACCGCCCTTCACGTCTCGATATTAAACTAAATAAATGTCTTATCCATGTAAATTGGTTGACACGTCCTTACGACAAAAAATAGTTTGGCGATACTCATGTAGGATCTAAGTAGAAGAAGCTCGCTATGCGGCTTCCTTAATTATGGAAGAAGATGCACTAACTTAAAATTTTTGATAATTCTATTCATTGGCAACCCCCTCGATAAAACCTATATCTCGACTAACATCCCATCTAAGAAATTTCACCCCAAACAGTTGTCTCCCAATGTCTGAAGGGAATAACTTCTTACAATGTTTAGTGCCATCACACAAAGACCAAAATATTAGAGTCGCAAATATTCAATTTAAGACTCAATCATGGGGCCATCTCCTAAAACATGTCAATGGCTTTAGTCACATCTGAATCCCAATGATGGTCCCATCATCAAAATTGCTACTAATTATGAACAAGAAGCTTACAACTATCTTTGATCTTATGAGTAAAAAGGTGTAACACAGGAGAGAAAATGAGTGAACCCTAAACCAATGAACCATCTCAATTTAGTTTGCTCAACACCCTGTTGACATTATGCAAAATAGCCTTAGCATCACCTGATACCCCAACCCCAAATTGAAAGTCATTAAGATAATTTTTTCACATCTTTACCAACTATTTTTATAGCATCCTTGAATACCATATGCCTCCAAACATAACGTATAACATTAAGGTGTATCCACCATCAAACTTTAATAACTACGTCAAGGGTGCGAAAGTTACAAACATGCCAAACTTAGTATACATCTTCCTTTTAACCATACGTTAACTACTTGATTGATTACACATACAAAATCTTGTCACATCAGAATCTTCTCCATGCAACACGTCTAATATGTGTTAAGCTCACAAACCATCTTTACCACATGATATAATAACATCTAAGATTAGGCCCTAAAAGCCATAATAACATATGATACAACCTATACTTCTGCCTACAAACCTAATACCCCGACTTTAATAGGTAAAAAAGCCACCATCTATCGAAGGTCCCTGAAAAGGATCTTCAACCGCCTTTCACATCTCTTTATCAAACTAAATAAATGTCTCATCCGTGTAAATTGGTTGACACGTCCTTGGGACAAAAAATAGTTTGGCGATACCCATGTATGATCTAAGTAGAAGAACCCGCTATGCGACTTCCTTAATtgtggaagaagatgaattgaCTTAAAAATTTTGATAACTCTATTCATGGGAAACCCCTTTGATAAAAACCTATATCTTGACTAACATTCCATCTAAGCAATTTCACCCCAAACACCAGTCTCCAAATGTCTGAAGGGAACAACTTGTTACAATGTTTAGTGCCATCACACAAAGACCAAAATATTAGAGTCACAGATATTCAATTTAAGACTCTATCATAGGGCCATCTCCTAAATATGTCAAGGGTTTTAGTCACCTCTGAATCCCACTGATGGTCCCACCTTCAAAATTGCTACCAATTATGAACAAGAAGCTTACAACTATCTTTGACCTTAAGAGTAAAAAGGTGTAACACAAGAGCAAAAATGAGTGAACCCTAAACTAATGAACCATCTCAATTTAGCTTGCTCAACACCCTGTTGAGACTATGCAAAATAGCCTTTGCACCACATGATACCCTAACCCCAAATTGAAAGTTATTAAGATCATTTGTCACGTCTCAACTAACTATTTTTATAGCATCATTGAATACCATACATCTCCAAATATATCATATAACAATAAGGTGTATCCACCATCAAACTATAATAACGACGTCAAGGGTGCGGAAGTTCCAAACCATGCCAAACTTTGTATAAATCTTGTCACATCACAATCTTCTCCACATAACACATCTAATATGTGTTAAACTCACAAGCTATCTTTACCACATGGTATCTCGATAGAGATCAACTTAATACacgtaaaaataataaatttcaataaaaaagaaaaactaaaagaaTACGAGGGTTATCAGAGGTAACACCTACAATTattaatgataaataaaatataataagaaaTGAATCTACCTGAAGTTCAAACTctaattttttatcataatttaaTTGATTCAAAATAGTTAGGTCAGATTAGGTTTCAAAACACTATACTTTTTGAAACATATACTGGTATTAAAAGCAAACAAAAAAATTAGTGaatatataaacaaatatattaaaaatggGGCATAgtcaaatatataaacaaaaaaaaatggaaTGATGATTAAGTATATAAATTGACCCATTCGAATCTGACATGTATTTTAATCAGAGTGAAGAAAAGAAAGCATTGGTTTCGCATTATTTGATTTTCAACTGCTACACGTTCAAAATTATATTACGTGGGACCCCACCTCACACGCAACCCCTATCTCTATCGTACACCCTACCGCACCAGATTAGCGTCTATACAAACCATATGAAACGTCCCTCTTTCTCACAATTCACACCGTTCGATAAACGCATTTTGGTTCTTGTAAGTTTTCTTCTTCGCTCTTTCTATTTCTCACGCTCTAATTCCGCTAATTTCTCTGTTTTTTCTAATTCTTTGTTTATCAGCTTATTAATTTGTTGAATTTCTGTTTCTTCTGATTTGATAGAtaggttttttttatatatatttcttgTTTATTTGCTTGTACCGTTGATTTCTTTGTTTTATGCCCCTTTTCCATGTTAAAAAATTTGTAAGAAATTTCAGATTTCAGAAACCCTGAAATTCAATTTGGAAGGTAAATTGTAGAAATCCATAGTAAAAAGATGAATTGTGATTTATCTGGTAATAACCACTAGAAACTCACGGAATGGACCAACTATGAGTACCGGGTTCGAACCTGGTGATGACGTTCAACCTAGCAATATCGGCTTATGTCAGTTGAGCTAGGATTTACAGACAATGGTTTTATGATCTTAAGAGTAGTAAGTTGCTAACTGTGTTTTGTGCCATgttgtgttttttttcttcagtGAAGAAGGACCCTTCTCTTTGCGCGTGTCCCGTCCTCTTCTCCAATCTTCCTCCACCACCACGACTACATTAGTGTAATATATAGAAAGCAAGAAGTATTATGGAAGTTAAGCTCTGGAATGACAAACGCGAGAGAGAAATGTACGACAACTTTGCTGAGCTTTATGCGATTATCAAGGCTACTGAGAGACTTGAGAAAGCTTATGTTAGAGATATAATCTCGCCACAAGAATATGAGATAGAGTGCCAGAAGCTTATAGCTCATTTCAAAACCCTAGCTTCTACGCTTAAGGATACTGTGCCTAGCATTGAGAGATTTGCGGATACTTATAGGATGGAGTGCCCGGCTGCGATTAACCGTCTTGTGGTATCTGGTGTGCCTGCTACAGTAGAGCACCGAGCCATTGCGGCAGCAGGCACGTCCACCTCGGCTGCCATTGTGGCTGAGTGTGTGCAGAATTTTATTACATCAATGGATTCCTTGAAGCTTAACATGGTGGCTGTGGATCAGGTGCATCCTTTGCTTTCGGACctttatggttcacttaataagCTGACGATTTTGCCGCCTGATTTTGAGGGGAAAATCAAAATGAAGGATTGGATTGCAAGGTTATCGAAGATGGGTGCAGCTGATGAGTTGACAGAACAACAGGCCCGGCAGCTTCACTTTGATCTCGAGTCTTCTTACAATTCCTTTATGGCTGCTCTTCCCAATGCCGGCACTTGATTGAATGAGGGGACTtgtaattaaatcaaaaattccTTTTTCTATATTTTCCCCTTTGGTTGCAAATATTGTTGATTGGAATTGAATTTTCTATTTGGTGGaagcatatatattttaaaggccAAATCATGGATATTCATAAATCATAGCTGTGCTTATCACTGAAGGTTAATTCTATATTGTGGATGAGCTTTGAGCTTTTGTCTTCTTTTCTGCCATTGTTTGGTTTGAGTTTCTCTGTAATCCTATATAGAAAGGGTGAAATCTTACTGAAAATTGAGTTTACAAAGTTGTTTGTTAATCCTATATAGAAAGAAAGGGTGAAATCTTACTGAAAATTGAGTTTACAAAGTTGTTTGTGTTTTTAtactttatattatttaatagtaCATATGGATCATAGAAGGACCTGTTTGTGCATCTAAGCCTCTAAATCATAATTATGCATGTGATTACTGATAATCTCACAGTATCATACTCTGACATTATTGTATTAAGTATTAACCCCAGGATTATTTTTCCATTCTACTAGTACTAGTGAATGAAATGCATGTGAAACTGTGAAAGATCTCTTCTGTCAATTATTTATGTTTAACTTAGCTGGTCTTTTATGCCTTTACTTTTATCATCTTAATCTTAAAAGCACACAATGGTAagtaattttctttcttttgcttCTTGGTTCAAATTTCTAAGTACTAGTTAGAAATGGGGCTAAAAATGACCAAAGGAATGATGCTTGAGCCTGGAGGTTTGCTGTAGATTAGAAATGGGGCTAAAAATGCGTTTCCTGTCTCTGACTGACACAAGCATTGTCTTTTCATGCAGTCATAGTAGTAAAACAAACAATTTTCTTATCATGTTTTTGCTATTGCGTGGGGTTGTATCTAAATACAGAGAAAATGTTACTACTGTGTAGCATATGTCATTAAAGCTGTGCATGTAACAGAACAGTGACGTAAAGGAACATCCAAAGCACCATAGAAACAAGTCAAGATGTACCAAATTCTGAAGAAACAAAGGACTAATATTCAATATGGAAAGCATGCAAATGCATGCTTACAATGTGGCTTGCTGTTCCATACCTATGTTACAACAGACATGAATATAACTCCAATAAATAGAAGTGCATTTATTTACGTATACTTTAGATATGAAAACTCTTGCAAAACAAGCTTCATTAATTCTACAGTGGCCCGTATAGGTTTGCATTTATTAAGAAAATTTCTCACCTCACCCTATAGCATTTAGGCGCACCATTGAAATGACAAAACGGCCCCTCATGTTTTCGTAGATTGATCTCCGGAAGCACTTTTTTTGTTTGTGTAAGTTTACTTTGCTCCGTAGATTGTTCTACggaagcatttaatgttatagtTTGCGCCGGGCCCTTCCCCTCCCCATTCTTCAGTTTTCACTTACTCTCTCAAAAATCCTCTCAACTCAAAAATCAAACAACTGCAATCCGTTGCATTTTTCTCTCTCGAGTTCGGGCGGCATTGTCAACATCAACAACCTACACATTTCATCAAGTTCAAATAtctatttaatcggtaagttttcggtatttcgagttattttagagtagtTGTGAAATCGAATTAGAATTCGATATTAAGGTGTATAATTGATTGGATAGGTTTAGAAATAGTATTTATAGACAATGTAGGTAATGTTTTAGGTTTTAAACGTACGATCAAGGCACAAAAATGGTTTTTCTGGTGATTGAATAGTGGAAATACACCATTGTTGCGTTCTCTGCTTTCAgtagcttccgtagatgcatctacggaaacacccaatatttttgaaagaaaggtccttccgtagatccatctacagaAGCACCCAGGGTTTCTGAAAAAATGGTGCTTCCGTATATGCATCTAGGCCGTATATGCATATACAGAAGAGTGTTTTcctgtttttatttttatgtttatttataaatacacAGTTTCTAACTCGATCATTTTTGTATCATAATGCAGACATCATGACTCACGGTCCGGACAGGGACATCCATGGTAGAACATCACAACACGCATCCGTTCGGCGAGAACGGACGTTGCGTACAGTATCTCAGGTGACCGATGGAGCTGCGGTTGTACCTGACTCACCTTCTACATCCGACACACCCGCTTCAGTCAGGCTCATTTCTTCACTTGCATCATCCAGACTCACTCCATCACCCGCGCCCCTAGATGATGTGGCATGTCTGCTTCATCTACCTATTAGGGGTACCTTCATTCGTCACAGTAGGATGACGAAGGCGGAAGCTCAGGAGATGCTGATTGCTGAGCTGAGGGCTGATCCCGATGAGGCccttgaggaggtggagaggactCGGGGGACCCACGTCAGGTTTAGTTTCCGTCAGAGATAGTACGATGTGGAGCTCACTGCGGCAcactgttgaatgcagtatagggcaagcaacaaaaaaaagatttggaaatatttatccgggaattatcgtcctcagagacggagagatgccattcaacagtttctatggtttcgagcttgggtttgaatgggcaaaaagtaaacaaagatatagacaagaaaagaataagcACATTCtcagaagagaaataacttatcaggaatgtaaatatattcactcttcacaaacatacacttaccaacccgttatactcaacctacgatactcatctatgtcatcacgtacctctcacataagcgtccatctctggagcacaaacgagatcatctcacaactaaggttatctctaacgcgaagtcacgagaacatccgtgttctcgcgtcggcgatctctcgcgcgccgctcaaacacgaaagcattaagaacagatacaaacaatgaatgctagctctaaatctatctctagagttcaaaaCCAAcggattatcatcctagataaggattcaagaagtttatctctaaagcaacccaaatcccccagcatagagcaaaaatccaggataacatcaacacagatttgtaaagcaagttaaatataacattataatcggtaaatatacataagattcaagtaaatatacaaaaaaacccaaccaaaaagaaatacacaaagaagaagagaaatgaaccgaaaatctcccagtttgtcagctccgttcgacgctcaatccacccccgatcatccttatgcaacctccgaagttgttttctaagctaattttgatctaagaatgaaaatgatggagttgggattaaaactttcccaaaaccataacctaaaaatgtgatttttgccccttttaacgagctgatgtcttagcaggtccgcttagcggaccccctccgctcagcggactcaaaattgcatccagactctgatttgctccgctggagctccgctcagcggattgacagcaaaagtgaaatcttgttttcgccataagttgagaaccgtaactccgaattgcgcccggttcgaaacgttggaaagcttattcaatgctctatccaataatgaatgaatggaaaccaaaatgataatttttatcatccttattttgagccttattctttgatgaattggtagaatttgcattcttgaagcttagcctttggtctttattactcaatgctccaaagatgcatgaatacctataaaatgaatggaaaactattaattggtataaaaatgaataaaaaacacaagtatgcacatatttacacaaaagttatgattttattacaaaaatcataagaatagaatcgataagtgccacaaatatatactcaaaatatcgacattttggcacttatcacacaCCAGGCTGAGGGAGACGAGTTGGGGCAGGCTACGCACAGAGAGCGGGcgctgaggtactacttcctatATTTGATAGACACCCATGATCTTCCTCTGTGTTGTCAGATAACTGACAGGGGCCTCGAAGCCATTGTAGAGGATTTATTCCCTGAGGAGATTGCTCATAGGCGTGTGCTGGACGATATGATTAGGCTGGCGGAGAGTGCATTTCTATACCGTTGACATCGAGCCAGGACACGTGGGACACTTGACGCCAGGGGTAGAGCCAGCAGAGTCCTTGATGGACTCGAAGGCGGAGACGGAGGTGGAGGACATGGGCAGGATGGTACGCAGGATGCTACCCGACATACTCAGTAGTTTTTTTGGATGatgtatttatatttgatttgtttatgtatttgaTGATATACTCGACTATGTATTTGGATTATGTATTTGATcgacattatttatatattgtatttttattggtcTACTTATTGTTGTCTTTCTATATATTTCtgaattaaaaaatgtatatgtttaaaaaatggagtttttaaatgaaaatgaaatgaattcagaaAATAGCAGActgtttcgtagatgtatctacggaacattCTGTTTTCAccaccttccgtagatgcatctacaaaagtatttttaaattgaaaaaaaggtatgtttaaatatgatttgtttgattttgtaTGCTTCCGAGAAatcaattgtttttcaaaatatggggtgttttcggagattcatctacGAAAGCTGGGGGCAAAatagaaattcctgtataagaAATCCATAGAATTGGTTGAGAAATTTTCTTTATTACATCTTCTAAGAATCCTTAAAGCTCAACAAACACTAACAAAGATAATTACAAAGAATTCATTAGGTATTAGAGAGGTATCCACATTGTAGGTAGCAGGAGTTGAATCCACCATTTTTTGGGTGAGTCAATTTCTCATCAAATAATTTAACATTCTTGGGTCTCACTCATctacaaatttaaataaaatatattttaatttcttttacttAAAAATTGGAGTGGTAACTAATTAATCTATttgtaattttaaatatatttaagggCTGTCTATTCacaatattattatttcttcacaatattaatattattttttatgtaaatctaatataataataataataatgtcttGTTAGTTGCATAGTCAATTAtcttaaaatctaaaataaaattatttttaacacagtttcttttttatttttgaatgattgCATAACATTGTTTCTctatttgatttttttcaaagctgtaaaataaaatgaaaaatgacCACATGATAGATTTTATAATGATAGGCCTTTTCTCCTAACAGAATTACAATGATAATCCTTAAGAAAATGAGTGAAACTAGAGGCACATGACATACGGTAGTTTTGTTTTGTGCCAGGATGTGTTGCTAGAATGCAAAATCTAGCATTACAAATAGAGGATACGATGCTCTCATAAAAAGTTTTGAATTGCAACATCTTGTTCTTTATAATTGTAGAAAAATGCATGTAAATGCAATAATACGACAAGTGTTGCGATGTCAAGCATATTTAGTTACAATCCTCTATGACTCTATCATATATGATATTAGATATCTCCCGaccacaatttaaaaccatgactCTATAATCTTCCTTTGTATCTCATCTCCTTCATCTTAACAAATGAGGTATAAGTGATGTCAAGAGAGGAAACAATAGCACAATAACAAGAACAATACCAAGAAGTATGGCATAACATGTCCATTTCCTAGAACTCTTTTGTTGCACTCTAGCTTCCTGAAGTTGTTCTGTCCCTCTTCTTACAAAAGAACTAGCATGTGCAACATGACTCTCAATATTATTAAGTTGTTGCCCTTGAGACTCTACCAGAGCAGCCATATCCAAAAACACTTGATGCAACTCAACCAAATTCTTCTCTATTTCCTTTACAGCACCATGTCTTTCTTGAATTTCTGATATTGTATCCATTATTTGACCCCTCCCTTGTTCTTGAATTGCCCTTTGCATAAAATTTTCACTTTCTCCACTTGATATCAAATTCTCTATAGTTTCTTCATCCGCTTTCTCTCCCGTTATCGTAAAATATCTTCTTTCCACTGTTTCCTTATACTCATGTTGCATTCTTGCTCTCAAACCTTGAAACTCATCCATCATATCTTTCAGTTTCTTCCCTAATCCGCTAACTACCGAGGTTCTAGTTCTATCCGCCGATGAACCTGGACCACACCCTGCAATCTTTCTATTAGCCGCGTTCGATCGATCCAACGCTTCGAGTTTTCCTTTAATTACTTTAACACGTTTGAGAACTAGTTCTACGTCTTTGTCCATTCGGGATCGAAGATCTTTCATTGTTTTAGCATTGTGCACGGTTTTACTTTCCTCATTAGCTTCTTGTAGTTTTCTATACAACATTTCTATTGCTTTCATGTCTTGTTTTATATTCTCGACATCTTCGAAGAATTTGTCGAGATTCACACTTTCTCTATTCCCTGCTTCTACATCATCAAGGTAAGCTTGTTCCTTCAAATCAGTGTATTTTTTGAAGGAATTTGAAAACAAGTCATTCATTTTCGTGGATTTAATCAACAATGACTAACacctttgttttaattttttcttaaatattgaAATCTACTCTAGTTGATAAATCTAGCAAAAGAAATTTTGTAAGATTATGATATGATTGTTATGCAACATAGTGGTACATGTTCTTTCATGTGACAAAAATCTTGAGGTAGAAGGTAGAAGGTGGCGAAAAACATGTGATTCTCACTAAGAAAAGGTAATTAGTTATGATAATAAGGATTAACTAAATTAACTTGATACTAAttatcaaatcaaaatcaaaggtGTTAGATGTTAGATTCACCAACGATTACTCGCATATTAACAAATGGCACTGTtgtaactaaatgtatcattaaTTAGATTTAGTTTATGAGTTCATCTATTTTTTATCCGTTTTCTCTGGCTCACACCTTTTTGCTCTATTTATTTTTAGCATATAATCTtgaaatttggttttttttggaataaattttaatatattatcaattttatatattattttttgttttcctcGATCATCAattaaaatagaaagatttttatATAGGGACACTAAGGCTTGACATAATGCAATAAGGGGTGTCTGCGGCTCAGTTTGGAGGTAAAAAATCATCTGATCCAAAGATAAATTTATTCGTAGTTCGATTCGATTTTAAATGATTGATTAAAAAATCTGATCCGATTCAATTTCATGATGTTCTTTATTGAGAAGCTTTCTAAAGATTAGAGCTAGATATTGAAAATTTACAACCCTTCAAAGGATATCTGGTGGGCTTCTCAAGTAAATAGGTGCACGATCGAGGATATATTTCAATCAGAATAACTTTCAGAATaggaaatcaaataaataaaaataagatatctTATGGTAAACACCACATCCTTCTACAATATTATCATTGACAAACCTATGTCCAATGCTCTAGAAGTAATTATGCCCATGCTCTCTGACCATCAAGTATCCCTCAATTAACAGGGAAATATGTATGGTGAAGGGAGACGAGAAAGTAGCTAGAAAATGTTATTACAATAGCATGAGAATAAAGAAAATGGTTAAGGTAACCTCCTTAAATTCCAACACTTACACTGTTAACTTTGTGGACATAGATCCAAGGAAAGAATATGTAGAAGACAGACTGGTATCTACAAAAGATCTAAAATACATACAAATTGGCCTCCAAAGTTTCTAAACTACAAAGGTTGGCTCCTCTTTGATAGAATATGAAGAAGGCAAGATTTTATGATTGCTCGAAGAGAATGTAGTCTTGTTCACTTGGACTTCCTCAAACGTTCCAGGAATAGATGATGGCATTATTTGTCATTGTCTCGACCTTAATAATCAACTTCAAACTTGTTATTCCAAGAAAACTTAAGATATGGGAGGAAAGGATGATCGTCGTCAACGAGGAAGTTAAAAAAATAAGGGATGCAAGGTTTATTAGTGAAAACAAGTATCCTACTTGGTGGGATAAAATGGTAATGATAAAAAATCATCGAGTAAATGTCATACATCATACATGTGTGGATTTCACCGATCCTAGTTAGGTGAGCCCTAAAGATCCTTACCCTTTTCCAAACATAGACATGTTGATAATCGAATCTTTAGGGTATCAGGTACTCAATTTCATGGATGCTTACTCGAGTTACAACCAAATTAAGATTAATCCCATTGATGCGCTAAAAGCAACTTTCATGATCAACAACAGAAGTTACTACTATAAGGCAATGATGTTTGGTCTCAAGAACATTTGTGCCACCTACCACTACAAGAAATACCTTATTTAACCAGGGGATAAACTTCTTACTGAATTTATTACATTTCCAGGTGATATACCCCTCGCAAtgcacaaaaaataataatagtacttTGGCATGGGGACTCCCTTATCAAATGCATTGGGGGGAATTTCAATAGTCGAAATTCTACATTGCAAGGGGCTAAGAAAAAGCGCGCCATAATACTTAACAATTTGCCAGGGGCTAACCCCCTCGCAAAACAACATGACAATTTTTCAGGGGCTTCCCCTAGCTAAAAAGAGAATCTCTACACGAAATTCCATCACCGTTCACTATGTCAACCCGTGCATTTATTACTTGACAATTTTTCAGGGGCTCGCCTAGCTAAAACGCAGCATAAATTCTTCAATTACGCTTCAGCTTCCCCATTTTGTAACTCTCTCCATTTTTCTTCTCTCATCCTATTCTCTAACTATATTTTTCTTCTCCATTTCTTTACCAAGTCCACTTCTCAAATTATTCTCTTCAATTTTCaaggtaaaaataaatattttctttttctttttgatttacaatttatttaaaagtgcaattttaatttctttttaattattttctgttTAATATAGTTACAAAGGAGTTAAGTTTTGCAAGGAAATCCAAAATAAGTTTGGAGTGGTTGATTTGTTTCCTTAAGgtacttctctctctctctctctctctctctctctctctctctctctctctctctctctctctctctctctctctctctctctctctctctctctctctctctctctctctctctctctctctctctctctctctctctctctctctctctctctctctctctgtttttatatatatatatattagtgttGTTGTGGTTTGATATGTTGAATTTctgttgtttataaaaatattatgtatattTGTAATTTTCGACATAATTAACCATTTTCT contains:
- the LOC131607506 gene encoding syntaxin-124-like; protein product: MNDLFSNSFKKYTDLKEQAYLDDVEAGNRESVNLDKFFEDVENIKQDMKAIEMLYRKLQEANEESKTVHNAKTMKDLRSRMDKDVELVLKRVKVIKGKLEALDRSNAANRKIAGCGPGSSADRTRTSVVSGLGKKLKDMMDEFQGLRARMQHEYKETVERRYFTITGEKADEETIENLISSGESENFMQRAIQEQGRGQIMDTISEIQERHGAVKEIEKNLVELHQVFLDMAALVESQGQQLNNIESHVAHASSFVRRGTEQLQEARVQQKSSRKWTCYAILLGIVLVIVLLFPLLTSLIPHLLR
- the LOC131602732 gene encoding vacuolar protein sorting-associated protein 28 homolog 1, encoding MEVKLWNDKREREMYDNFAELYAIIKATERLEKAYVRDIISPQEYEIECQKLIAHFKTLASTLKDTVPSIERFADTYRMECPAAINRLVVSGVPATVEHRAIAAAGTSTSAAIVAECVQNFITSMDSLKLNMVAVDQVHPLLSDLYGSLNKLTILPPDFEGKIKMKDWIARLSKMGAADELTEQQARQLHFDLESSYNSFMAALPNAGT